Proteins from a single region of Punica granatum isolate Tunisia-2019 chromosome 8, ASM765513v2, whole genome shotgun sequence:
- the LOC116188295 gene encoding protein SMAX1-LIKE 4, whose translation MRGGATTCSVHQTLTSEAASVLKQSLGLARRRGHAQVTPLHVAFTLLSSRASDLLRRACLKSQRQLQGSHPLQCRALELCFNVALNRLPTITASPPSGPFLHAQQPSLSNALVAALKRAQAHQRRGCIEQQQQQQQNQPLLAAKVELEQLVLSILDDPSVSRVMREAGFSSTAVKTNIEDSLSSSPVFQLPSINGSCGVFSSPPSPTREAHHHHQLTSFWPPHFFNHSHEQNPLFSSLSPQQKHSSPTDHHHHSYRHSSSSVKEDVKLVMEVMLRKKRSNTMIVGDSLSTTEGLVMELKERLGRGEVPPELKPVSFIKFQLQVEALKFMKRDDVEIKYLSDVRRKVEQSLGAIIYVGDLKWAVHDDETISVAVDHLVKEIGKLISDNDHGISGSPSSPRVWVLGTASFQTYMKCQMKFQPPLDLQWGLQAVSVPSGGLGLSLHGPSLNEPRNPFQNKSPSSAKEEQLADKQLINCCGECTSNYEKEAGLCKSAAHKLLPSWLQPLGTDQHHEEELVELRKKWSRLCQTLHQGKHMTQNNWENATFYVTSNQISPVSTKPYSYWCSGPNASLFPENNSISFTNSTSKPASSIPRFRRQNSCTIEFDINSRRNDVPQLVLEPNLSSLRKTEGREVKITLALGNDSDSLERTIRRGEMCRVIKDYIPWQSENVPGIVEALMDSGSMKKETWLLIQGNDRIGKIRLASAIGESVFGSPHSVLHLNMRARNSKGTHPFDQVLVRAMGSLQNLVVLVEDVEYADSRFMKLLIDRFEAGKSTESGNQESSGGQLLFMLTKGDPTGYEAGENNPKSVIQMVLKVNERGYAASPDNKRKAEEDFLNKIKSPRISEKLESPFLGKKDFSRQSSFNSLDLNIRAEDQEPLEIEAKPEDLSPISSDLTRENTGEIQSPRELLESIENQFTFNRSPARDREMREFVASRIKGSFDEVINNKVKGGKVSLGIEHRVLEEVLGGGGDSFIHNVFEKWLRDIFQTCLEREKINWGDGISVRLCLESEPKQDGDFGESYGFMSTNLPKKVFVS comes from the exons ATGCGTGGAGGGGCTACAACGTGTTCGGTGCACCAAACCCTAACATCGGAGGCGGCTTCGGTGTTGAAGCAATCTCTAGGGTTAGCAAGGAGGAGGGGCCATGCACAGGTCACTCCCTTGCATGTGGCCTTCACTCTGCTGAGCTCTAGGGCCAGCGACCTTCTCCGGAGGGCCTGCCTCAAGTCGCAGCGGCAGCTCCAGGGCTCTCATCCCCTTCAGTGTCGGGCCCTCGAGCTCTGCTTCAATGTGGCCCTCAATAGGCTTCCGACGATCACGGCTTCGCCACCTTCCGGGCCGTTCCTTCATGCTCAGCAGCCCTCTCTCTCGAACGCTCTGGTGGCGGCCCTTAAGAGAGCGCAGGCTCATCAAAGAAGGGGTTGCATCGAGCAACAACAACAGCAACAGCAGAATCAGCCTCTTCTTGCTGCTAAG GTGGAATTGGAGCAACTTGTGCTGTCAATCCTAGATGACCCGAGTGTGAGTCGTGTTATGAGAGAGGCCGGTTTCTCAAGCACGGCGGTTAAGACAAACATCGAGGACTCTCTGTCGTCCTCCCCAGTGTTTCAATTACCATCCATCAACGGGAGTTGCGGGGTCTTCTCCTCGCCGCCTTCACCCACAAGAGAAGCCCACCATCACCACCAGCTCACCTCCTTCTGGCCTCCCCATTTCTTCAACCACTCCCATGAGCAAAACCCACTTTTCTCTTCCCTCTCTCCTCAACAAAAGCATAGCTCTCCAACAGACCATCACCATCATAGTTATCGCCATAGCTCGTCCTCCGTGAAGGAAGATGTTAAGCTGGTCATGGAGGTTATgctgaggaagaagaggagcaACACCATGATAGTCGGGGACTCCCTCTCGACCACCGAGGGGCTTGTCATGGAGCTCAAGGAGAGGCTCGGGAGAGGAGAGGTCCCGCCGGAGCTGAAACCAGTCAGCTTCATCAAGTTCCAGCTCCAGGTGGAGGCTCTCAAGTTCATGAAGAGAGATGATGTGGAGATAAAATATCTTTCGGATGTTCGACGAAAAGTGGAGCAGTCTTTAGGGGCCATCATCTATGTGGGCGATCTCAAGTGGGCTGTCCATGATGATGAGACTATCAGCGTTGCAGTGGATCATCTTGTTAAGGAGATTGGAAAGCTCATTTCGGATAATGACCATGGGATAAGTGGGAGCCCATCGAGTCCTAGGGTTTGGGTGTTGGGGACTGCAAGCTTCCAGACATACATGAAGTGCCAGATGAAGTTCCAGCCTCCTCTTGACCTTCAGTGGGGCCTCCAGGCGGTTTCCGTCCCTTCTGGTGGGCTCGGCCTGAGCCTCCACGGTCCAAG CTTGAATGAGCCAAGAAATCCATTCCAGAATAAGTCCCCATCATCTGCTAAAGAAGAGCAATTAGCTGACAAGCAGCTCATCAACTGCTGTGGAGAATGCACCTCCAACTATGAGAAGGAAGCTGGACTATGCAAATCTGCTGCCCACAAACTCTTGCCCTCCTGGTTGCAGCCTCTCGGGACTGACCAGCATCACGAG GAAGAGCTGGTGGAGCTGAGAAAGAAGTGGAGCAGACTTTGCCAAACCCTTCACCAGGGAAAGCACATGACACAGAACAACTGGGAGAATGCCACATTCTACGTCACCAGCAATCAGATCAGTCCCGTGTCAACGAAGCCATACTCTTACTGGTGCTCTGGCCCGAATGCTAGCTTATTTCCGGAAAACAATTCGATCTCCTTCACAAATTCAACCTCGAAGCCTGCCAGCTCAATCCCTCGGTTCAGGAGACAGAACTCGTGCACTATCGAGTTCGACATCAACAGCAGGAGGAACGATGTCCCCCAGCTGGTCCTTGAGCCGAACTTGAGTTCACTTAGGAAGACTGAGGGCAGAGAGGTGAAGATCACTCTGGCTCTAGGAAATGATTCTGATTCGCTCGAGAGAACGATCCGGAGAGGCGAGATGTGTCGAGTGATTAAGGATTATATCCCTTGGCAGAGTGAAAATGTTCCTGGAATAGTTGAAGCTCTGATGGATTCTGGATCGATGAAGAAGGAGACATGGCTTCTGATCCAGGGGAATGATAGGATCGGGAAAATAAGGCTTGCAAGTGCGATAGGGGAATCGGTTTTTGGGTCACCCCATTCAGTCCTCCACCTCAACATGAGGGCGAGAAATAGCAAGGGGACACATCCGTTCGATCAGGTGCTTGTTAGGGCTATGGGAAGCCTGCAAAATCTTGTTGTCCTGGTGGAGGATGTTGAATATGCTGATAGCCGATTCATGAAGCTACTGATCGATAGGTTCGAGGCTGGGAAGTCCACAGAGTCAGGAAATCAAGAGAGCAGTGGTGGGCAGCTCCTGTTCATGCTGACAAAAGGCGATCCAACAGGATACGAAGCTGGAGAGAACAACCCGAAATCGGTAATTCAGATGGTCCTGAAAGTGAATGAAAGGGGCTACGCGGCAAGCCCCGATAACAAGAGGAAAGCCGAAGAGGACTTCTTGAATAAGATCAAGAGCCCAAGAATCAGCGAGAAGCTGGAAAGTCCTTTCTTGGGCAAGAAAGACTTCTCAAGGCAATCGAGCTTCAACAGCCTCGACCTGAACATCAGGGCCGAGGATCAGGAACCGCTGGAAATCGAAGCCAAGCCCGAGGACTTGAGCCCGATCTCAAGCGACCTGACCAGGGAGAACACGGGCGAGATCCAGAGCCCCAGGGAGCTCCTCGAGTCGATCGAGAACCAGTTCACCTTCAACAGGAGTCCCGCGCGGGACAGGGAGATGAGGGAGTTCGTGGCGTCGAGGATCAAAGGATCATTCGACGAGGTGATCAACAATAAGGTAAAGGGGGGAAAGGTTAGTTTGGGTATAGAACATAGGGTGTTAGAGGAGGTGTTAGGAGGTGGGGGGGATTCTTTTATTCACAACGTGTTCGAGAAGTGGCTTAGGGACATTTTTCAGACATGTTTGGAGAGGGAGAAAATTAACTGGGGGGATGGTATAAGTGTTAGATTGTGCCTAGAATCAGAACCAAAACAGGACGGGGACTTCGGGGAATCATACGGGTTTATGAGTACAAATCTACCCAAGAAAGTTTTCGTTTCTTAG